A segment of the Asterias amurensis chromosome 11, ASM3211899v1 genome:
TGCGTCTATTCTGCATCAACATACCTGTCAATTTAATGTGTGCGATGATTCCAACGACCAAAGCTCACGTTTGTGTGCTCTTTCAATTTCACTTTACAATTAAATTGattatagataaataaatagataGTGTTCCAGAGCGCAAAGAGCTCAAGTTTTGATGGCTGAGTTGCcagagagtgggttcgaatcccggttgtgacacttgtgtccttggtcAAGACACTTACTTCACTTGCTTTTCATCCCACTATATTGCAGGGTTTGTAAAGGGTAAAGATTTTTCCTGTGAATGATTAGCAAACTGTGTGACAATGCAGtaaccggtgtcagatgcaattgtgtacgccatgcaatactgtctgctctggacacttttgcatatgcaatcgtgtccggggctatgcaaaaaccttcCGGCGGACAAGTACATGACTCTACATGGTACGctcgcgtaagcgagcgtgcatgcaccaTAGATATATAATTAAAATTATTCTTTATCTAtggcatgcactgaacctacgtattgcagcatgaatattcacttAACCGTAATTACTTCCTAtaaagttgggaaggtaatGCATTCTGATCACATGATCACAGTGGACGATACCCATGcatacatccttacggactgcgAAGAGGGTAAACCAGCTTCGAgataggtggcaacatgcccctggttacagttgatttgggtcgacagccCAAGCCTATTAAAGTGCGTTTATAACGATAACTTCGAGGGACAGAAACACGTTTATAGACTATATAAAACAAGCCCTACTGATTCCAAATAAAATGTTACTTTACCTTAATCGGTGTTTTTGCACTGGAAAAAGAAACGACAAACCAAGCACGTATAGACCTCACATTGAAGTGTCAGTCACGcattgtgatgttaggcgaaATTCGGATTTTCGCTACGTTGATTTGgtacaatttgaaaatgtttgaccggtggatgttgttttttatttcagggTATCAAGGTGACTAAATTACCGGCTCAGCTTCGTCATAGCCTGGGGTACGATGAGAAGCTGAAACTCTTTTATTAGATCCTCCACATGCATCCATATGCTGATAATACTTCTCACTTGAGTTTTCCTAGACGAACTGCTTGTCACTATTTTGTAGTTAGTCAAAATactttaagcataaaaaccagcaatagagagctgttgatagtaaacaaatattgactgcttcgagtgctatggttaaaactatgactcccgaggtgatccccggagcgttctattttcccgaggcgaagccgagggaaaatagaacgctccggggatcatgcaccgagggagtcatagttttaaccattgcacgagtaaaagcattatatatatatttgttttataacaccccaaaaatactgtactattaagttacaggcctgaatgctacaacccacggacgacgcgaatacagattgcaaaaacttttactgtgctgcatgtagtgtcatttaatccgaaatggttacagactattaatgtaTCATCCTCGCACACGccacggacgtctgggtactgcacgccgtgtgatcgtcttcggactagcgcacggcaaaccgatgcactaccacacggccgtcgtctagtaaaactatgacatatcatgtgacgcgctctaaaccaatgaaaaggcagaatattggtaaggggtgttataaaaacgTGTTtcgtaagaaacagctccctctgaactatcGTAGTTTAtgttttctcactcaaataatttgagactttaggcctgaagccttgaAGTATgaccatctgaaagcagacaattttgtgcaacaattgtgttttttctttcatttctctcttgcaacttcgatgaccaattgagtccaaatgacCACATCACAATGGGAACAGACTATAATTGCTTTTATCCTAGGTTTggtttacaattaataacaattaATCACCTTTTGATGTTATCTTTCTTTGCACTGGGCTTGGATGCTAACTTCTGTTACTAGTAATTGAATACTGTAGTGAATATGAGGCCTATCAAATTTTACCAAACTTGTTTTGCAAAAATCGGAAAATagattttatttaaagccattatacactttcggtacagaaaaacaaaattaatagacttacaaataatttacagggtttacagaaggtaatggtgaaagacttctcttgaaatattattccatgaaatgctttactttttgagaaaacattaaaacaatatcaattctcgatagcgagaattacggatttattttaaacacatgtcatgacacgcgcggaaacaagtgtgggtttcctcgttattttctcccgactccgatgaccgatcgagcctaaattttcacaggtttgttattttatatataagttgtaatacacgaagtgtgggacttggacaatactgtttaccgaaagtgtacaaagGCTTTAATTAATAAACTTTTGGTTGAGTAAAATTGGCAGCCATTTGTGTTTCCCAAGACCCACACAGGATTAAAGTGGACAATTTAAACTGCTAAAGTCGTGTTGAATCACGACTTGAAAGGTACAACAAAGGCCAATTCTGCAGCggtaacgaaaacgataacgatcacgacgcaaagagaacgcagtctatggttgaaatgctccacgcagaatacgcccatgctcactcaaccaatcgagggcgagCATTGTTAACCTTATCGTTTTCGATCTCGATATCGAGACCTGTGTGCCGggccttaaagatgctatgtcaaatTTTTGGCAGATTTGAccaaaacatttgatttaaaattcaataggtattttgatgggggtcgagaaagttacaagctttcatttgagccattgctcgaaaaagtccgccaattattagtagcagtgaaataaagtgctcaaaattagttttttttttcgggatcccgacaatatatcacgtgacaaaTGCTCATGTGTTTAATATTAAACGTTCTAAATttgtgtcatggttcctgaccattaaaagtaaaagttaaactttttttctttagagcgggtgatactctttgaaataccattcactcaaaaaatcaatttttttaatgtttggggccaaaaatctgacatagcatctttaagcccCACAATTGTGCATACAACCAAAGCATTAAAAAATAAGCTGCATATTTtgacttaataaaaataaataaatacatacgaaataaataaaatgatgtTGAGTTTGCAGTTTTATTTTCTGTCGTGTGTGTAGTATCAGTAGTAATTGTAGGTAAAAGACATAATTTATATATAGCcccttacattttttttttaagagagatCATAATGGGAAATATTTGGGTAAATTATGCCTTTGTTTGTACAGGCATGTAACTAGGCATCCGGTCAAAAGAGATGTCATGCAAACTATATGTTCGGCGATATAGACATTTTCACCCCCTgccattttaaaagaaattactAGGTATTATTACATGGTATAATTAAATGGCTGTTATGGATGCATGGGCatcaatcgggggggggggggggggcgacacAGGGGATGGTACCACCAACCTTTGGAGGTTGGGGGACACAATACCAAAATGTCCCCCATTCCATGTTTTTGACCGGCTCAACTATGCACTGTGCCCCACCATGGGTTTAAATCCTGGGGGAAACGGATGACGACACTTTCTGAAGGGTGGGGACACTTAATGCCCCCTCAAAATCGTCCtaatattgcaccacagagcatctaacaCGCACAATTTTTCCCGCCCCTGCAGCGGgtccggaccccacgccgtaaagctTAACACGCCAATGCTCTATCATTCACTGATTAGCACCTCCCTCATTAAAAAAGAGTAAGAGGGACCCGTGTCCCAACCCCCTTTTGAAGGTTGGGGACACAGTCCCCTCATATATTTGACCATCTCTATCAGCATGACACTCAaatattgcactgtgtaagaccccCGACCCTACACCGAAAATGTTTTGACTTACGATGTCCCCCCACTTTTTAAGACGGATTCACACGCATGTATGGATGACACGCATGTGCAGCCCGAAGAGTAGGTGGCCATGTGCCCCTGGCCCTGGTGATAGTTGAGTTTCCCATCCCATTTAATTGCATAGTCCTGGCCTTAAAATGGTCGTCTTTAGCCTTGTATTGTAAGGTGCTTTAtcattaaaatatatatatatatatattatatatatttgcctctgaagaaggtccggtttggatcgaaagctaaggccatctaccctattcattatatatattaCATTAATAGGATTTTGTAGAATCCACCCAGGTTACGCATTACGTTCAGGTAAAACTGAATTTACACAAGATGAAAAGCTGTCTTCTGAGCTTtacatagccttgctcaaggcagtcgaattattcactccgaaaaaagaccgccgctgtataaaaacccacccgtattcactgtgcgtaaaacccacccgtattcactgtgcgtaacatcgcacgacacgatgcccccgtacactatccgcatgcggaggccgtcaggccgacagccttgtaggatctgtgttgaagccactgacctcattactataataagcgaagagttcccacggtcagctcattaccataatgcccgcgaaagatgagacatgtcgatacatcacacaccaccaccacgtacgctcagcgagcatgataggcgtgtgtgattggacgtcaaaatgaataattcatttgcctcacatcctgtgttgtctgataggtatgacgaacgatatacatattcatgagctgcatactagcatatcctaaagcccccccaatttcgtccactattggaatttgttcaatacaacacattaaaacgggaagatacagacccgacaaggctgtcggcctgacggcctccgcatgcggttagtggtgtacgagtgcgatgacttgtgtgaacagtattcgtgcgatgtgacagtgtgtatacgggttggtcattcggtgtgatcgcacacaccatgcacagggtatacggcaggtgggtttacagctgcgtcttttcggagcgaataatgcgactgccttgagcaaggctaagctTTACAAGGTATTGTGAACTTTAcgacttgtttttattttattttttattttggatgTTCTTTTCTTTGATTTATTGTATTTGTACGTTCTTTGTTgcttatggaaaaaaaaaacgttacgAGGTCTCTTGGTTAAAAAGTGCAAGCCTCGGCTGAAACGAAATAGGTCATGCAATGCAGAATAACAACTGCATCAAAGGACAATTCACGCTGCAGTCTCTGGGTTTTTTAAAGCTGAAACCACCCCACTGACATTGAGCTCTGGGCGCGCAAACAGTCTCACCTCTAAAAGTCTAACCAGTAGGCCGTGAGTCTCTGTCCGCCGTGTTGAAACACTAAAGTTCCCGGGTCGATTTCTCTTCAAGATGTGGTCTTATGCAGTTTTGTGCATGTTGTTGGTTGGAGCGATGGCTCAAAAGCCCACGCCGTGCTGCCTTCCGCAATATTTCACTCTCAGAAATGGTAAGTAAGTCATTCTTTCATGATGTTATTATGCATTTTGTTAATGAAACTGAGTGTAGTCTGAGTTCATCGGCAACTTTTAAAGTACGCAGTTACTCAGGTTGGACAACATCAGGTTGGACAACATCAGTGGTGTAGTCAAGTACACCCGATACCAATAattaaaccaaaaccaaaaccagcATAAACAAGACCAATACCAAGACAACCCTTACAAAATGTCCTATCATAGGCGGAAAACCTATAGAATCCTATAGGATTTATACAGGATTCCTATAGAATTTTCGCCACTTCCTTAATTCGTATAAGATTCATATACGACTCTTCCGGGTTTTTTGGTAAAGGAAAGAccaagggtggatttcacaaacatagtcctaacttaggactagtcctaacttaggactagtcctaggcaatgctaagagataggaccagtcctaagttaggacctgtaactcattctaacttaggactggtcctatctcttcgcactgcctataggactagtcctaagttaggactacctttgtgaaatccacccagggcccaatttcatagagctgcttaagcacacagtttggcttaaacaaaataaaaatccttgcttaatAAAACCAGCtaaccagccaagactccactcaattgttctgctaagtaaacaacagctaaataccagccACAAGCAATTTTTATGTCATGAAATtctggccagtaacatgtgtaagtaagtgagctattttcgtggttaagcaaattatttgcttgaagcagctctataaaattggcccaATGTCTAAGACAAGACCAAGACAAAGACAAAGCCAAGCCAAGACAAAGCCAAGCCAAGACCAAGACAAAGACCAAGACCAAGGGGGAGACCGAGACAAAGACCAGCATGCTCaagaagggcccaatttcatagagctgcttaagcacaacattttgcttaagcaaaaaaatccttgcttagtaaaatcagattaccggccaagactccactcaattgttatgctaagtgaacaacagctaattaccagtcacaaccaatgtacatggcataacattttggccagtaacatgtgtaaaataagcgagctgttttcgtgcttaagcacaaattttgcttaagcagctctatgaaattggcccctgtgcTAAACACAACAAGACAGCACTGAACAGCATACATGGCTCAATTAGGTGACGAAACAAAACTGACACATTATTTTGTAACCTTGTAATCTAGTTGACATCATAAACACTGCCCCTAACGGAGAGCTGAAAGTCGAATATGCCAACACCGAGCGTGCATATGACGCAATTTCTCAGCAGTTGTCTATTTTCTACGACGTGGAGTATTTTAATGGTACCGAAGTGCTGGGCAGATATATAGCAGATTTTAAAGAGGTAAAATCAGTTTCAAAATGATGGGTGAAGTGTTTTAGACTTTTTAACACAATAATTCAATGACAAacataaagtaaaaaaaaaaccatgacaaTGGCATTAATTTTTAGTAgacaaacaactttgttttaaagtACAGAAAGGTGAAGTTGAAACAATTTCATTAAAGGCAATGATCGATTGATTGAACGATCGAGTGAGTGTACAGTTGCTGTATTAAAAAATTTTAATTCCTCgtattgtttgtattattgACGACACACAACATTAGCTTAGTCTTTATCTTTTACATGAATAATTTTAACCTTTTCACAGAGTGTTTAACAAAAGCAATTGTTTTTACCGATTGAGTTTTATCTGATGATATATTTCTTTTGCGAAACATCTTTTTTAGAAAGTGCTATACATAATCATTAAAGTTGGAGATGACGAACACTGCTTTCCTTACCATATTGACCAAAACTTTGCGGAAGAATGTATTCCAGGTATGTTTTCCCTTTAACTTAAAAGAACTATATCCTGCGATTGTGTTAACTTAATCGAGAAAACAACAAACTGTTAGCGtacgtaaaggcagtggacactattggtaattactcaaaataattattggcacaaaaccgaacttggtaacaagtgatggggagaggtttacaatataaaacattgtcagaaacggctccctccgaagtaatgtataattttcgagaaagaagtaatttccaacgaatttacaattaatttgaggtctcataatcaaactacttcgtgtgacaaggttttttctttctttcattaatatctcgcaacttcggcgaccgattgagctgaaattttcacaggtttgttattgtatgcatatgtcgagatacaccaagtgacaggactggtctttaacaattaccaatggtgtccagagtctttaaaatGATATTACTTTTTTCAGTTGGCGTTTTTTGTGACGGTATTGTGCATGAACAGTCATTTTCTTATACACCTATACTTCTTTCTTTGTTCTGATATTATGCTACtctggggtgtcatggccgaacgGTTGAGAGCATTCAGGCTATTTTTGGTCTGGTCATCGGGGGatgttcgaatcctggtcatgacagtTGTGTCCTCGGGCAAGatgttttattgtataaattgcttctcttcacccagaagTATAATAAATGGGTagctgcgagggtagaggtaaCCCGTTGATATTATGTTTGAACATGTATCCGAAGCGTCAAAGCAGCTTAGAGCCGTACCCCCCTAAAGAGCTGGGAAAGATTAAACGAACTAGACCAATGACCTAGAGTAAAGCGCACTAAAATGTACAGCGCACTTATGTAATAAAAGtgcatttttgtaaaatgcgcaATGTATAAAGAgcttgttattaatattattattagatgaCGCAGAGTTTGTGAGGGAGTCCTGGATTGGTGAGAACGATCTACTGGTTGATACTTGGTTTGCTTCCCGAAAACCCAGTCCAGAGTCTGAGGTTCAAACTGTGTTGACTGTAGGGCGTAAAGAGTGCGTGCCAGTCAGCCGGGTATCTACCTACATTAACCCTAGTACAGGTTGGTAATTttcttaaagtcagtggacactattggtaattactcaaaataattattagcataaaaccttacttggtaacgagtaatgcggagaggttaatagtataacacattgtgtgaATAGACTCCCTCTaaggtgacgtagttttcgagaaagaagtaattttccacgaatttgatttcaagacctcaagtttagaatctgaggtctcgaaatcaagcatctgaaagcacacaacttcgtgtgacaagggtgttttttatttcattactatctcgcaacttcgatgaccaattgacctatatttttcacaggtttgttattttattcatatgttgagatacaccaagtgagaagacttgtctttgacaattatcaacagtgtctaatgtttttaaaactattgtGTGGATTGTTCTTGTAATAGATCAATTGATTGTGAAAATTGTATTGTTTAATTAGTTACTTGCGAATAAAACGTACgtgttaacgagcaatggggagcttttggtggtataaaacattgtgagaaacggctccctctgaagtaacgtagtttttgagaaagaaacaatttctcactgaaatatttgaattaagggGAGAgaactcagctgaggtctcgaattctcacgacttgtgcgacaagggtgttatttcttccattattctctcgcgacttcgacaaccaattgagtcaaatttttcacaggtttgttattttatgcatgttgagatacaccaagtgaaaagactggtctttgacaattaccaaagggaTCCAGTGCCGTTCTTATTACATTATAATTAGTACACGCAGCACACAAGCTGCTGGTGTATTCTATGAACTAATGCTAAGTATTGTTTTTGTCACAGGGGAAGTGCTCAGAGTTGAGGACACGCAAACTTTTAACTTCAAACTAGGAATCTGTGACCGGGAACGCTTCTTCAAGGTTCCAGATGCCTGCCGACCGGTAAAtatatactacatgtacatacatacgtgAATACGTACATACATACACACGCAAATACATATCAGCATTTCTATGAGGCGCCTTTTCCCCAAGGTTACAAAGCGCCAACAGAAGATGCAACAAAGAAGTCCAAACTCAAGATGTTCCAATGAAAGGTGTAATAAAACAGTCAAGTCTTTCTGTCTTAATCACCTTTCTTGAATAGTCGAAGTGAAGTTGCATGGCGAAGATGGAATATGCAATGTAGTTATTAAATATTATGTGACACTCGGAATAAGTACGGGCAGAAACGGCATTCGCATTGCACCCGTGACACAAATAGCTGTATATAACTAATCTATATCAAAACTGTTTTGATAGGTTAGTTATATAATTCAAATGGAAAAGGGGACTTATAAGTGTTCTCCATGTTAACCTCAAAGCATGTTCAAATTAATATTTCGCTTTATTTTCACTTTATTTTCACTTTTAATTTGACATTCTAACGTAGAAAAGTGAAATGAATGTACTGTATTGAAGATTGTCAGACTATATAATGGGTgtgttcaattagcttccccgggtcgaccccggtctgcccccggtacgttcgattCCAGGGACTCATCCGGGTTAGCCCCTCAAGggtcctgcttgtggaacgggtcacttgggggttgGCGGAGGTTCGTGAAGGCACCACGAGAGGGCAAATGATCGTTCGGTTAGCTCTTGTACACGCACCGACATAAACCTGTCCCATTGCGTTGATATTTGTAAAGAGTAATTAATTCCCTCAAAACACATACAATTCAAACTTGTTGAATGCAATTACTGTTATGGATTATCTTTGAAATGTTGCCCGTGGCTACAATGGATTTGTGTCACCTTCCGTTCAATCCGGTTTcgtttacatttaacttactgAGAGTAAATAACAACTGAGCCTaaagaacaaaaatacataACAGCATATAAACTTCATTATTTTGCCTGGCTCCTGAAAGAGCCGACGTGGCTGGGTCGCCCCCTCTCCACCGCGAACGTCAGATACGGCGAACTGTAACAGACATTTCGATTGAGAGCCTCTCTTTTGAATCAACTTCCTTTGGCCATGTGGCACACGGATCCGCAATTCATTTAGAATTCTCACGTCTTTCAACAGTACAGGGAAATAATATATTCAGGGATCAAACAAATTTTAGTATTTCTTGTaccttttcaaaaatatttggtGCGCCTGACCCCTATAAGGAATCCGTTCCATCTTTTTTAATTTCCTTGATGAATGTACACTcatcatgtttttctttcttgttttcttttaggGCAATGCTTTGAAGGCGCCTACTTTGGCAATGCAGAAAATTCTGGACAAGTTTTCGCGTGGACGCAAGTTCATGTAGGCCACTACGATGCAGAGATCGTTTATATTAAACAAGATTAAGAGCCTCAAAAGGGGCAGGTCTCGGTTtgaggcgtttgtaaccgtttgttataaaatgcatatgattgaaaagatgctttaaaagtaaaacacaattctccacacaaatttgcctcgacattgcgtggttttccttctactttgcgaactaacatggtcggccatttatggaaaatttgattcccatatTAATGACCgaccgtgctagtcgacgaggtaaaaggaaaaccgtggaatttcgaggcatatttgtgtggatcattgtattctacttttaaaacatctttctaaccatatgcattttaaaacaaacggttagaaacgctttttataatataccaactcgaccgatccggcCAAGGCGACGTGTTCTTTTAAATACAACTATTACTGCTTTTTTTGTCGGTTTTCTCCTTAGTTTAGCGCATCTCGCTAACCATTTAAAAGACAGACTTTCTTGTAATTATTGACGCTGTGCTTGTTCGAACGTGGCTTTCATTGCATTCTTAAATGTTGTACTATAGTTGGGTATAACTCGCATTCGTTCTCATTTGGGTGCGTTTTGCTGTTCTAAGGTGGCCTGCATGTGTAATTTATGACACTCACACAGTTCCTTTATGGACATTTGGAAAGTGAttaacataaaattaaaaaaacgtaAATGTTCAAAACTGTACAGTGCAAATCAAACAAAGTACTGAGACTTTAACTTAGTTAGATGTGTTGGATACATTTGGTACGATTAAAGTTTCTTAATAAACGATTTTAGTTGTAAAGGCAGTgaaccctattggtaattactcaaaataattgttagcatgaaaccttacttggtaacgagcaatggggagaggttgatagtataaaacattgagagaaacggctccctctgaagtgacatggttttcgaggaagaagtaattttccacgaatttgatttcgagacatcagaagtagaatttgaggtctcgaattcaaccatctgaaagcacacaacttcgtgtgacaactgtgcgggtgttttttctttcatctcgcagcttcgacgaccatttaagctcaaatttcacaggtttgttat
Coding sequences within it:
- the LOC139944130 gene encoding uncharacterized protein produces the protein MWSYAVLCMLLVGAMAQKPTPCCLPQYFTLRNVDIINTAPNGELKVEYANTERAYDAISQQLSIFYDVEYFNGTEVLGRYIADFKEKVLYIIIKVGDDEHCFPYHIDQNFAEECIPDDAEFVRESWIGENDLLVDTWFASRKPSPESEVQTVLTVGRKECVPVSRVSTYINPSTGEVLRVEDTQTFNFKLGICDRERFFKVPDACRPGNALKAPTLAMQKILDKFSRGRKFM